The Micromonospora violae DNA segment CCGACGTCACCGAACAGCTGAGCGACCGTCTGGAAGGCGACGTGCAGGCCGATGCCGGCCCAGATGTCACCGGTGGCAGCGCGGAAGGCGCCCAGTTGCAGCGCGAAGACGAAGAAGAGTGCCAGTCGGTCGACGGATCGGGCCGCCCCGACGAGGAACCCGAAGGAGGTGAACAGCACGGCCTGCCCGACGAGGGCCTGCCAGGCCGGCAGTCGGGTGGCGAGGTTGTGCTGTAGGTACCCACGGAAGATCAGCTCCTCCGGCAGCGCCTCCTTCAGGAAAACCAGCACCACCAGCAGCGCTGCCACCCGCAGCACGTCCCCGACGGACGTCCGGACGCTGATCTCGACCCAGCCGAAGCCGAGGCAGAGCGCGAACCCCGCCGCCGCAGGGACGAGCCAGCAGGCCATACCGAGCAGCAGGTGCCGCCAGCCGGCGCGCAGCGACGGCAGCCCGAGACCGGCCCACGGGCGTCGGTCCAGGACGCGACGGGCGACAACCACCAGGGGTACGACGACAGCGGTGGTGAGCACCGCCCCGACCGCGTGGGTGGGCCGGTCGTAGTCACCGTCGAGCAGAGCCCGCAGGAACAGCCAGACCAGCACGGCGGCGGTGGCCACGACGACGATCCGCCAGGGCAGGGCGAGACGCGGTCCAGGACTCACCCCGCGCAGCGTAGCCAGCGGCGTCAAAGGCGGACCGTCAGCGGCCGAGGACGAGGTAGGCGAGGCCGAGCACACCTCGGTAACCACCGACGTACTGGCGCAACCGGTCGTCGAGCTCCGCGCGGACGTCGGCCGCCCGCGGCGCATCGCGGTTTCGGTGCCGGATCGTACGGCAGGATCGGTCAGGTGGGGGCGCAGCAGTCGGAGCCGTTTCGGCGACCGACACCGCAGGAGGTGGCGGCGGCCGCCGGTCGGGGCCTGCCGGACGTGATCGGGCCCGGCCTGCGGGTGCTGTTCTGCGGCTTCAACCCGGGCCTCTACTCCGCCGCCGTGGGGCTGCCCTTTGCCCGTAGGGGCAGCCGGTTCTGGCCGGCCCTGCACGGTGCGGGCTTCACCGACCGGCGACTGCACCCGTGGGAGCACGACGAGTTGCTGCGCCGCGGCCTGGGCATCACCAGCCTGAGTAACCGGGCCACCGCCCGCGCCGACGAGCTGACCTCGGCGGAACTGGTGGCCGGGGTGACCGGGTTGGCGGTGAAGGTCGAGCGGTACCGGCCGGGGTGGGTGGCCATCCTCGGAGTGACCGCGTACCGGATCGCCTTCGCCCGACCCCGGGCCGGCCTGGGGCCGCAGTCGCAGCCGCTGGGCCGCGCCCGGGTGTGGGTGCTGCCGAACCCGAGCGGCCTGAACGCGCACTTCCCGTTGCCGGCCTTGACAGCCGAGTTCGCCAAGCTGCGCCAGGAGACCTAGGTGCGGTCGGTGGCGACGAGGTTCTGGTAGTACGGCTGCATGGCCGGGTGGTAGTCGTCGAAGTCGGGGCGGGGGGAGCCGTCTCGGGAGGCGACGAGCATGTCCAGGTAGTACTCCCAGCCGGCGCCCGTCTCGGCGATGCCCTCCACGCTCGTGAGGTGCTGCACGAACCGCAGCGCGGTGCTGCCGTCGGCCTCGGTCAGCGTCAGCTCCAACAGCCAGGTGCCGTAGCTGTCGATCATCGACACGGCGAGATGCCGCTGCGGTTCGCAGGCGTCGATCTGGACGTCGCACCAGGGCTGCTGCTCCTCGTACGCCATCTGGACCCGGATGGTCCGTCCGGGCCCGGCGTCGCCCTCCCACGGGCCGAACCAGCGGGCCGTACGCTCCGACTCGGTCAGGCTGGCCCAGACGTCCGCCGCCGGGGCGCGGAAGGTCCGGGTGAGGACGAGATCATGCCCGGTGGCGGTGCGAAACAGGCGTCCGGCGGGTGTGCGGGTCATGCCGTGTGCTCCCTTCGGTGCTCCGCCGGGCCGCGGCTGCGGCGCTCTCGGCGGGTGCGATAGACCTCGGTCTCCAACGCGTCGAGGTGCCGCTCCCACCGGTCGACCGTGCTGAGCCCGGTGAGCCAGTCGCGCAGCGGGGCGAGCGGGCCCGGGTCGAGCCGGTAGATCCGCTGCCGTCCGACCAACTCGTCACGGACCAGCCCGCTCTCGCGCAGCACCCGCAGGTGGCGGCTGACGGCGGGTCGGCTGATCGTGAACCGCTGGGCGATGTCGCCGGCGGAGAGGGGTTCGTCGCGCAACATGGTCAGGATGTGTCGTCGTACCGGGTCCGCGATCGCGACGGCCACCTCATCCACCCCAGAAGCGTAACCCATGGGTTACGGGTTTGCGTGTCGGAACCGGGGCGTGCGTCGATAGTGGGCGCATGATCACCTGAGCTGGCACTCTGTACGGCATGGCCGCCCAGCTTCGCTCCCGCCTGACCGACTGGACCTTCGCCGTCCCCGTGCTCGCCGTCCTGGTATTGATCGCCACCTGGGGACGGAACCTGCCCGGCCCGATCATCGCGGTGGTCGCGGTGCTGCTGGGCGGTGCGGTGCTCGCGGCCGTGCACCACGCGGAGGTGGTCGCCCACCGGGTGGGGGAACCGTTCGGGTCACTGGTGCTCGCCGTCGCGGTCACCGTGATCGAGGTGGCCCTCATCGTCACACTGATGATCAGCGGGCCGGAGAAGACCCAGTCACTCGCCCGCGACACCGTCTTCGCCGCCATCATGATCACCTGCAACGGGATCCTCGGCCTGTCCCTGCTGCTCGGGGCGCTGCGCCGTCGCGTCGCGGTGTTCAACCCGGAGGGCACCGGCGGGGCCCTGGCCACCGTGATCACCCTGGCCACCCTGAGCCTGGTCATTCCGACGTTCACCACGGCCCGCCCCGGCCCGGAGTTCAGCCCGGCCCAGCTCACCTTCGCCGCCGTCGCCTCACTGGCGCTCTACGGGCTCTTCGTGCTCGTCCAGACCGGCCGGCACCGCGACTACTTCCTGCCGATCGACAGCCACGGCCAGGTCATCGACGCGGAGGAGCACGCCAAACCGCCGACCACCCGCGCGGCGTTGGTCAGCCTGGCGCTGCTGCTGGTGGCGCTGGTCGCGGTGGTCGGCGACGCCAAGACGGTCTCCCCGACCATCGAGGCCGGCGTCGCCGCGGTGAACCTGCCGCACGCGTTCGTCGGCGTGATCATCGCGCTGTTGGTGCTGCTGCCGGAGACCCTGGCCGCCGCCCGCGCCGCGCGCCGCGACCGGGTGCAGATCAGCCTGAACCTCTCGCTCGGCTCGGCGATGGCCAGCATCGGCCTGACCATCCCGGCCATCGCGATCGCCTCGATCTGGCTGGACGGCCCGTTGCTGCTCGGCCTCGGCGGCACCCAGCTCGCCCTGCTCGCGCTCACCGCCGTGACCGCCGTGCTCACCGTGGTGCCCGGCCGGGCCAACGTGCTTCAGGGCGGCGTACACCTGGTGCTGCTGGCCGCCTTCGTCTTCCTGGCCGCCAGCCCGTGACGCTTCCCGGCCGCCAGCCCGTGCCGCGACACGGGCTGGCGACCCAGCTCGTGCCGCGGCGCGGCCGGCCGGCTCAGTCGGTGGGTGGCGGGTCGCCCGCGAGACGTTCCGCGCGGGCGTTCAGGTAGCGCTGCTGTGCCAGGTTCGTCGAGCGCGCCGCCGCCATCCGGTACGCCTCCCGCGCCGCGACCCGCTCGCCGTTGAGCTCCCACAGGTGGGCGCGGGCGGCCGGCAGTCGAGGGTCGTCAGCGAGACGGGGGTCATCGGCCAACCCGGCGAGCAGCGCCAACCCGGCCGGCGCGCCCCGGCTCATCGCCACCGCCACCGCGTGGTTGAGCGCCACCACCGGGTTGTCGGACATCCCCAGCAGCACCTCGTACAGGGCGGTGATCTGCGCCCAGTCGGTGGCCGCCGCGGTGGGCGCCTCGTCGTGCAGGGCCGCGATGGCCGCCTGGAGCTGGTACGCCCCGACGACCCCGCGCGGCAACGCCCCGGTGATCAGCTCGACGCCCTCGGCGATCTGGTCGGCCCGCCACCGGCCACGGTCCTGCTCGGCCATCGGCACCAACTCGCCGTGCGGGCCGATCCGCGCCGGAGCCCGGGCGTCGGTGAGCAGCATCAACGCG contains these protein-coding regions:
- a CDS encoding CPBP family intramembrane glutamic endopeptidase; its protein translation is MSPGPRLALPWRIVVVATAAVLVWLFLRALLDGDYDRPTHAVGAVLTTAVVVPLVVVARRVLDRRPWAGLGLPSLRAGWRHLLLGMACWLVPAAAGFALCLGFGWVEISVRTSVGDVLRVAALLVVLVFLKEALPEELIFRGYLQHNLATRLPAWQALVGQAVLFTSFGFLVGAARSVDRLALFFVFALQLGAFRAATGDIWAGIGLHVAFQTVAQLFGDVGAVFDVVGGDVLGVVAMGAIPFSVSWLVLRHRYRDRLNWHAPTPDPVH
- the mug gene encoding G/U mismatch-specific DNA glycosylase, which codes for MGAQQSEPFRRPTPQEVAAAAGRGLPDVIGPGLRVLFCGFNPGLYSAAVGLPFARRGSRFWPALHGAGFTDRRLHPWEHDELLRRGLGITSLSNRATARADELTSAELVAGVTGLAVKVERYRPGWVAILGVTAYRIAFARPRAGLGPQSQPLGRARVWVLPNPSGLNAHFPLPALTAEFAKLRQET
- a CDS encoding SRPBCC family protein codes for the protein MTRTPAGRLFRTATGHDLVLTRTFRAPAADVWASLTESERTARWFGPWEGDAGPGRTIRVQMAYEEQQPWCDVQIDACEPQRHLAVSMIDSYGTWLLELTLTEADGSTALRFVQHLTSVEGIAETGAGWEYYLDMLVASRDGSPRPDFDDYHPAMQPYYQNLVATDRT
- a CDS encoding metalloregulator ArsR/SmtB family transcription factor; this translates as MDEVAVAIADPVRRHILTMLRDEPLSAGDIAQRFTISRPAVSRHLRVLRESGLVRDELVGRQRIYRLDPGPLAPLRDWLTGLSTVDRWERHLDALETEVYRTRRERRSRGPAEHRREHTA
- a CDS encoding calcium:proton antiporter, whose product is MAAQLRSRLTDWTFAVPVLAVLVLIATWGRNLPGPIIAVVAVLLGGAVLAAVHHAEVVAHRVGEPFGSLVLAVAVTVIEVALIVTLMISGPEKTQSLARDTVFAAIMITCNGILGLSLLLGALRRRVAVFNPEGTGGALATVITLATLSLVIPTFTTARPGPEFSPAQLTFAAVASLALYGLFVLVQTGRHRDYFLPIDSHGQVIDAEEHAKPPTTRAALVSLALLLVALVAVVGDAKTVSPTIEAGVAAVNLPHAFVGVIIALLVLLPETLAAARAARRDRVQISLNLSLGSAMASIGLTIPAIAIASIWLDGPLLLGLGGTQLALLALTAVTAVLTVVPGRANVLQGGVHLVLLAAFVFLAASP